From a region of the Pseudomonas fulva 12-X genome:
- a CDS encoding LLM class flavin-dependent oxidoreductase: protein MKFDVAISLERFSPKTAMSDVIANMLQLARLVDEGGFETLWTSEHHTLECTIAPNPFQILVWLGQHTERVRLGTGTLAAAYWNPIRLAAEAALCDHLTGGRLEFGIARGSYQYEFDRMQPGIDQREGVGYMKELLPIVQKLWQGDYAHDGHYWKFPKTAAVPKPVQKSPPIWVAARDPGTFDWAVSVGANIMSTPLAMPVAEVTALGEKFKTAVADHPEMPRPKFMMQRRTCVYAKESDWEVPVRYSIDHGRFFENLMQNIGTVNDGFPEAVPFESVKGKDNYNPENISRNLMFGTPDQVIEKLMAYEAAGVDQYSIGLNFNLPFEMQMQTLRLFIDEVMPVFAERERQKQRALQA, encoded by the coding sequence ATGAAATTTGATGTAGCCATCAGTCTTGAGCGCTTCTCGCCCAAGACCGCTATGAGCGACGTGATCGCCAATATGCTGCAACTGGCCCGTCTTGTGGACGAGGGTGGCTTCGAGACCCTGTGGACTTCCGAACACCACACCCTGGAGTGCACCATCGCGCCCAACCCGTTCCAGATCCTGGTATGGCTGGGTCAGCACACCGAACGCGTTCGTCTTGGCACAGGCACCCTCGCTGCCGCGTACTGGAACCCGATTCGCCTGGCCGCTGAAGCTGCGCTTTGCGATCACCTGACCGGTGGCCGCCTGGAGTTCGGTATCGCGCGAGGTTCCTACCAGTACGAGTTCGACCGCATGCAGCCGGGCATCGATCAGCGTGAGGGCGTTGGGTACATGAAGGAGCTTCTGCCGATCGTTCAGAAGCTCTGGCAAGGTGACTACGCGCACGACGGCCACTACTGGAAATTCCCCAAGACGGCTGCCGTGCCCAAGCCCGTGCAGAAGAGCCCGCCGATCTGGGTCGCCGCTCGTGATCCGGGAACCTTTGACTGGGCTGTAAGCGTTGGCGCCAACATCATGTCTACGCCGCTGGCCATGCCCGTTGCCGAGGTGACTGCGCTGGGGGAGAAGTTCAAGACGGCGGTGGCCGATCATCCTGAGATGCCTCGTCCGAAGTTCATGATGCAGCGCCGCACCTGTGTGTACGCCAAGGAATCGGACTGGGAAGTGCCCGTGCGCTACAGCATCGATCACGGCCGATTCTTCGAGAACCTGATGCAGAACATTGGCACCGTGAATGATGGCTTCCCCGAGGCGGTACCGTTCGAGAGTGTGAAGGGCAAGGACAACTACAACCCCGAGAACATCAGCCGTAACCTGATGTTTGGCACGCCGGACCAAGTGATCGAGAAGCTGATGGCCTATGAGGCTGCCGGTGTTGATCAGTACTCCATTGGCCTGAATTTCAACCTGCCGTTCGAAATGCAGATGCAGACGCTGCGCCTGTTCATCGACGAGGTCATGCCGGTCTTCGCGGAGCGCGAGCGGCAGAAGCAGCGAGCACTGCAGGCATGA